The Halostella limicola genome includes the window CCCGGTTCACCCACCCCGGAACCCGCACGGAAACGTCGTGCCGGCGCGCGAACGCGCCCGCGTCGCGAGCGTGGTAACTGGACAGCACGGCGACGCCGGCCACGTCGCCGAGGTCGGCGATCAGGTCGTCGACGCCCGGCGCGTCGATCGGGTCGAACAGCCAGACGCCGTCGTTCCCGCGGACGGCGTGACTCGCCCGACGCCCGCCCTCTTCCGGATGGGCGATCCAGCCGACGCCGCCGTCCCAGCGGTCGATAACCTGCGGATCCGTTGGCGGCGACCGCGAGTACATCGGCATGCGTATCCGGGCGACGGGAACGCCGAAGAGGATTTCGGATCCCGGGGGCCGTGGAGCGACCCCGATCACTATAAGGAGCAGGCACCGGCAGTCCGGTCCATGCAGGTCATCGTTCACGGGGGTGCCGGCGGCGCGCCGGACGACCCCGACGCGCGCCAGTCCGTTCTCGACGACGCAGCCACCGCCGGCGCCGACGCGTCGACGCCGCTCGACGCGGTAACGGCGGCGGTCCGAGTGCTGGAGTCGAACCCGCGGTTCAACGCCGGCGTCGGCGGCGCGGTGCAGTCCGACGGCGTCGTCCGTACCGACGCCGGACTGATGACGAGCGACCGCGAGGCCGGGGCGGTGTCGTCGATGCCGGGCGTCGAGCACGCCCTCGACGCGGCCCGGGTCGTCCTGGAAGAGACGCCGCACGTCTTCGTCAGCGGCGAGCACGCGGTCCGCCTCGCCGCCGACTACGGCGTCGAGACCGACCGCGACCTCTGGACCGAGCGGACGCGCGAGCGCTGGGCCGACGCGGACCCGCCGTCGGGCGGTCCCGCCGACCACCTGGCGTGGCTGACGGACCGATTCGGCCGCTCGGACCCCGACGGCCGGCCCGACGAGACGGACCACGACACGGTCGGCGCCGTCGCGCGGGACGGCGACCGCCTCGCCGCCGCCACCTCGACCGGCGGGCGGTGGCAGGCGCTCGCCGGCCGGGTCGGCGACGTGCCCCAGATCGGGAGCGGGTTCTACTGCGCCCCCGCGGGCGGCGCGTCGGCGACGGGCGCCGGCGAGGACATCGCCCGGGTGACGCTCTCGCGGCGGGCGGTCCAGCATCTGGAACGCGGGGCCGACGCCGCGACTGCGGCCGACCGCGCGATCGAGTCCTTCGGTGAGCTCACAGGGTCCGACGCGGGCGTCATCGTCCTCGGTCGCGACGGGAGCGTCGGCTCGGCGTTCAACAGCGACGCGATGCAGACCGCGACCACGCGTCGATAAAAAAGGTCGGTCGGCTACGTTACGCGACGACCGCGGCGTCCGACTCGTTCGCGGACTCGTTGTCCACCATCTCGGACTCGTTGGTCTCGTTCAGGTCGGACTCGTTGTCCGCCATGTCGGTTTCGTTCGTCGCGTTCATGTCGGACTCGTTGTCCGCCATCTCGGACTCGTTGTCAGCCGGCTCTTCCGATTCGACGGGCTGGTTCGGCCGCTCCTGCTGTTCCTCCCCGGTGTCGGCCACGGTGAGCGTCGACGTGATCGCGTGGTTGCTTGCGTTCACCGACTGCGAGGTTTCGCCGGTCGGGAACGCCAGTCCGTCGACCTCGATGGTGACGTTCGTGGTGTTCCCGGCGGCGACGCCGACGCGCTCGGACTCGTAGTTGCTACCGCCGAGCTCGTACCGGACGAACTCGGAGATCCGCTCGTCCGTCGGGTTGTGGACCGTGACGGTCACGTTGTAGCTGTCCCCGACGTTCGCGTTCTCGGGCAGGTCGGCCTCCTCGATGATGAGGCTGTCCCAGTCGTCGCCGAGCCGCAGGGTCTGCTCGCCCGCGGTCGCCTGCGCGACCGTGGCGTTGCCGACCGTCATGTTCTCGATGGTCACCTGTTCGACGTCGGGCTCCTGCATCTGCATCCCGTCGTCGGTTTCGTTGGTCTCGTTGAGACCGGTGTCGGTCTCGTTGGTCTCGTTCAGGTCGGATTCGTTATCCGCCATCTCCGTCTCGTTCGTCGCGTTCATGTCGGACTCGTTGTCCGCCATGTCGGTCTCGTTCGTCTCGTTCATGCCGGCGTCGGTCTCGTTGTCCTCTTCCTGGACGCCGGTCTCGTTGTCCTCGGTCTCGTTGTCCTGCAGGGCCGACTCGTTGGTCTCGTTCAGGTCGGACTCGTTGTCCGCCATCTCGGAGTCGTTGCCCATCTCGGACTCGTTGGTCTCGTTCAGGTCGGACTCGTTGTCCACCATGTCCGTCTCGTTCGTCTCGTTCATGTCGGACTCGTTGTCCGCCATGTCCGTCTCGTTCGTCGCGTTGTCGGCCGTCTCGTTACCGGTCGCCTCGACTTCGGTGTCGTTGACCTCGAACTCGGTGTCCGTGGTCTCGTTGTCCGTAGTCTCCTCTTCGGCTTCGGTCAGCGAGACCGTCTCGACCGTCATCGACTCGATCGTCATGTTCTCGATCGACATCTCCTCGATGACGAGTTCGCCGATGACGCGAGCGTCGGACTGCTGGCCGGCGGTGTCAGTCTGTGCGCCGGTCTCGTTGTCCTCGGTCTCGTTGTCCTGCAGGGCCGACTCGTTGGTCTCGTTCAGGTCGGACTCGTTGTCCGCCATCTCGGAGTCGTTGCCCATCTCGGACTCGTTGGTCTCGTTCAGGTCGGACTCGTTGTCCGCCATCTCAGTCTCGTTCGTCGCGTTCATGTCGGACTCGTTGTCCGCCATGTCCGTCTCGTTCGTCTCGTTCATGTCGGACTCGTTGTCCGCCATCTCAGATTCGTTCGTCGCGTTCGTCGCGTTCGTCGCGTTCTCCTCACCCTCTTCCGCGAAGGTGAAGAGCCCGCTCTCGTCGTTCTGGACCGACAGCTCCTCGATCGTCAACGTCTCGACCGTGAGCTGTTCGATCGTGAGGTCCTGAACGACTATCTGCTGGCCGTCCTGCGCGCCAGCGTCGGTTTCGTTGGTCTCGTTGAGACCAGTCTCGGTCTCGT containing:
- a CDS encoding isoaspartyl peptidase/L-asparaginase, coding for MQVIVHGGAGGAPDDPDARQSVLDDAATAGADASTPLDAVTAAVRVLESNPRFNAGVGGAVQSDGVVRTDAGLMTSDREAGAVSSMPGVEHALDAARVVLEETPHVFVSGEHAVRLAADYGVETDRDLWTERTRERWADADPPSGGPADHLAWLTDRFGRSDPDGRPDETDHDTVGAVARDGDRLAAATSTGGRWQALAGRVGDVPQIGSGFYCAPAGGASATGAGEDIARVTLSRRAVQHLERGADAATAADRAIESFGELTGSDAGVIVLGRDGSVGSAFNSDAMQTATTRR
- a CDS encoding midas domain-containing protein translates to MDDTTEDGKVVLQNVTVEELELQNVTVHNATIENLTVEELRTEDRVFTNAQFENVTFDRLALEDVTFEQVSGDEESLTEVFGDDVQTAGASNDTAADNETTENETTEGLTDNETDSDLGAEDNESEMGMADNESDMNATNESALQDNETEDNETGVQEEDNETDAGMNETNETDMADNESDMNATNETDMADNESDLNETNETETGLNETNETDAGAQDGQQIVVQDLTIEQLTVETLTIEELSVQNDESGLFTFAEEGEENATNATNATNESEMADNESDMNETNETDMADNESDMNATNETEMADNESDLNETNESEMGNDSEMADNESDLNETNESALQDNETEDNETGAQTDTAGQQSDARVIGELVIEEMSIENMTIESMTVETVSLTEAEEETTDNETTDTEFEVNDTEVEATGNETADNATNETDMADNESDMNETNETDMVDNESDLNETNESEMGNDSEMADNESDLNETNESALQDNETEDNETGVQEEDNETDAGMNETNETDMADNESDMNATNETEMADNESDLNETNETDTGLNETNETDDGMQMQEPDVEQVTIENMTVGNATVAQATAGEQTLRLGDDWDSLIIEEADLPENANVGDSYNVTVTVHNPTDERISEFVRYELGGSNYESERVGVAAGNTTNVTIEVDGLAFPTGETSQSVNASNHAITSTLTVADTGEEQQERPNQPVESEEPADNESEMADNESDMNATNETDMADNESDLNETNESEMVDNESANESDAAVVA